GGCCGATATCAGATCATCATTACAGATCCTCAATATTTTAGCTATCTACGGCCAATGTATCTAGCCATAATCTTACAGTAATTTTTACTTTGAGACATAGAtccaactttctttgtttagcagtgttaaagattaagaacccaagtgtttgaccttgttagaaactcccttggttccccccccccgccaccccaagTACTGGCCAGGCTgagtggaatccaacaggaggatgaaaccagatgtttccgctcaaagaaaagtgccagttattttggcttgctgatttggatatatgaggcttgacctgctggctgcaactctggatgcctcacctatggatggacacatcgtgcaggacttcccacttgcagggaaaggtactccaaaacctcgctgcaactggggctccccagcaactgcagatctggatattagtaccccattgtgtagtaatgattaggtgcatttgccttatttaattatatatagtaataagtaagtgtactactttgtatttttcttactgcttatttttgttgTACTTAGTTCTATTTTAATTATTGGTAGTGAAATCAGCCtattcttttcactctgatgtctgagtttaattggcatccttgaaattaatgcatgatgacatcatgagagagttaggcaaaagtttatcatggctcaaccctAGGCATTAATTTGCGGGTCTGAACCTACagatgtgggttttagcaggcctggaatgtttgatttgttttacaggattttcCATCCTGTGACGCGTATGACGCCTGCCATCCACAGTGCGGAAGGCTGAACCACAACTGATTGCAATGATCGCCATGGAAACgaagctacaaaacaaagaagggggagatgcgggaattaagaactggtggttagcaaaatgtaaactgaccttgaggttagaagaatgattgtgggaaactgaggcagcattatgtaacactgtgttgtgtgaaaaacagcagtaaaaaacaccacctgcagagcacatggtgagcgtgtgagcagtaaacaggtAAAActtgaaggtcagtaggatgcagaagtaaaaacaaaccaatgtaaacaagtggtaataaaCTGGGAGCTTACAGACAGTGCGGTGGCATTTGCTCTTGACAATggcccccttcaacaaactggtgtgagtttgtcattTTCTGCGTGTTGCCCTGATCTCAGCTGGACCGAGACCAACAAGGAATGGCAAGAATAATCAGGGAGCAAGTTCACTGCCTTGTAATCCATTCAAGAGAAGCAAGAAACAGATTCGAGTAGTGACAATGGCCCCTCTAATAACAAGGAAAAgcaaggaatcacagaatcatctagattggaaaagaccttgaagagtccaaccattaacctaacactgaccattctcaactacaccatatccctaagtgctatgtcaacccgcctcttaaacccctccagggatggggactccaccacctccctgggcagcccattccaatgcctaacaaccccttctggaaagaaatacttcctaatagccagcctaaaccttccctggtgcaacttgaggccattacctcttgtcctatcacttattacttagttaaagagactcatccccagctctctgcaacctcctttcaggtagttgtagagggcgatgaggtctcccctcagcctcctcttctccagactaaacaaccccagttccctcagccgctcctcgtacgacatgtgctccagacccttcaccagcttcgttgcccttctctggacacgctcgagtcattcaatgtcctttttgtagtgaggggcccaaacctgaacacaggaatcgaggtgcagcctcaccagtgccgagtacaggggcaagatcccttccctgtccctgctggccacgctatttctgatacaagccaggatgccattggccttcttggccacctgggcacactgctggctcctgttcagccggctgtcaaccaacacccccaggtccctctctgactggcagctctccagccactcctccccaagcctgtagcgctgctgggggttgttgtggcccaagtgcagcacccggcatttggccttattgaatctcctacagttggcctcagcccatcgctccagcctgtccagatctctctgcagagcctccctaccctcgagcagatcaacactcccacccaactgggtgtcatctacaaacttactgagggtgcactcgatcccctcgtctagatcatcaataaagatgttaaacaggagtggccccaaaaccgagccctgggggacaccactcgtgaccggctgccaactggatttaactctgttcaccacaactctttgggcctggccatccagccagttttttacccagcaaagcgtgtgcccatccaagccacaagcagccagtttcgccaggagaatgtgtgggaaacggtgtcaaaggccttactaaagtcaaggtaaactacatccacagcctttccctcatccaataagcaggtcgccctgtcgtaggagatcaggtttgccaagcaggacctgcctttcataaacccatgctgactgggcctgatcatctggttgtcctgcacgtgttgtgtgatagcactcaggatgagctgctccatcagcttcctgggcaccgaagtcaaccATTCCGACCCTAATGGTGCTTCCATCTGTTTTCAGACCATCAACCAGAATACTTCCCAGGTATTACTGAACAGGTCTGCGCATATACCGGTGACAAGAGATTAAGCCTTAGTGTCCCACAGCATGACCCACTTCAGCTTCTGAAAATGCTGACACTAATTAGCCTGACTGCAAGAGCATGTCAAGCAGTCACATTTGTTCAACTCCTTTAAAAGGCAACAACTTTCTTAGCATAGCTATGCTTCGGACAAGGAGATCAGAAATGAGGCTGTGATTGTGCATATTAGAAGAGATTCACCTCACCTTGTAGATGAAGGCAACAGCCTGGCTTGTCCTGTGGTACTTTTGGGGGGACAGCTGCATGTGTGTTTTGATGACATCAGCAGGCTGCGTTACCAGTGAGGCCAAGATTCCCGCAAAGATCCCACAGCCAAAATTCAGCAAGGGCATGAGCACTGGATCCAGCTGGTCTGCAACAAAGCAAAGGGAACGCACTAAACACGAAACAGGCCAGGAACACTCCTGCTGTATGACAAAGTGAAAAGCTATTGAACGATTAAGTCAAGGTCAAGAATCTAAGAGAAGTTAAAATCCATGCAGGGTAGAGAAACGTTTCAAGAGGGAAAGTGGCTACAAGTCAAAAGTTAGCACTATTAAAAAGCCTGCTAGGGAACTGAATTTGACAGGAACTCAGAAAGGGAAAGATTGTGCAAGCATTGCCCAGCCAGTTCTAACATCAGAGAAGCCCCAGTTTAGTGGAAACCGATCAGGATACAAGACAACCAGCAGCAGAAAACACTGCTGAACACATCCTCTCTTTCAATTGTTCACTAACCCACCTTATGCATCAGTCTTTATAAAGCCAACCAGTCAATTTAGAGCCCATTTCCATTTCTACATTGACCTGAGCTACAGGTCTACAGTTCTCCACAGGAAGATGTGAATGTCCCACCTAAAGCCCTACAAGACAATAAGTTAACTACTGAGGTAGAGGGCAATACACAGAGAACGCAGGCAGTCAACTGCAGGGCAAGGTGTgagaagagaaacattttccaTTACAGCCTCCAATGTTCAGCCTTACCCTGAGGTGTGAGTTTTTTGGTCTGTGTGTAGAACATCAGGTAGATGCCAGAGAAGGGCGCATCCCGCAGCAGCGTTGCAGTGAGCCCACTGAACATGCCACGAGGCCCTTCTGTCTGGTAGATATTCTTCAGAGCTCCGTATACACTCCCATAGCCAAATCTTCCACTCTGCAAGGGCAGACTACAGTCAGCCATCCATGTGCCAGGCACAGGCCTAGGAGCCCCACACACACCCTGAGGCCACAGCGTCCAAACAAACTGTAATATGCACCCAGTGTGACACTCCAGATGGCCGCACAGAGGACAGCCCAGGGCAAAAAGTGGGTTTCACCTACCTCAGCCTTTAAAACAATCCTTCAGGAAGGTAAAATATGAAAGATGCTACACAAACGTTGTATACAAGTGAAACTTAAAAATCTCAGGGTGAATTCTGTTTCACCTTCATCTTCTCACCTGAATCAGTGTGTGGCATTTCCTGCAGTGTGTGAACCAGGATGAAATCAGAACTACATCCCTGGCTGTATCCAAGTGGCAGCAACCTTCTCCAgacaaaaaatttctttttcatcaCAAGGAAGGCATGTGACAGAGAACTAATTAGAAAGTCATACTCACCTCATATCGGGTCTTCACTACAGTCACTGGCAACATGCAAATCCCAGAAACTGCACGTGCAGTGGCACCCAGAAAGACAGACTCCAGGGCTGTGGGTGAACGGTCCACTAGAAACTTTTGCTTCATCATGTACAAAGTGCTGAAGTAAATCCCAACCCCAGGAATACATCTTGCAAAGGacttcagaagaaacagaagcagacgaagaaagaaaaagaacacataAGACAAAATGTACTACAAAACATTTCAGAGACCATCAAACTTGACATGaagctttgcagaaaacaaaaaaaaaaatcactaaagcTAACTTGCTGAGGAAAGAAGACAAGGCAAAAATCATTTATGGCACCAACAGCCACCTGATTGAAATGGCACCAGGATTTAACGCATTAATGGCAGTTTTCTAGGAACAAGATACTCCAAACCAAAATGAAGTCTGTGCAGTTGCCACCCCACATTTGCAAAAGTATCCAAGTGTTCAGCTGCTCAGAACTGCAAAACCACAGGGACTGCTGTGACCAAATCAGTGGAATTCACAACATTAGCTCCTTAAAATAGGATTTAATCTAAATCACATGGTTTCATTCACAATTGTACAAGAGATTGCTATTTAAATCCCGACAGTCATAGTTAGTAATAAACAGTAGGTTTATTTATCTACTTATTTTTAGAAGTCAGGGTTTAAACAGCTACTTACTGGAGAGACACCTTTCCAGAGCCCCAGAAGACTCTCAGTACGAACAACCCTGAAGAGCAGCGTTACCATCCCAGCACGACCAGCCCTGAAAAGAAGACAAGACAGGAACTGCAATGACGATCTGCTTCTGCTCTCTGGCAGATGTACTCTGGCAGCCACCCCCTTTCACTCATATCTCTGTGCATAACCCCAGCACCTCAGAGGTGCTCTTTCTCAACTCAGCCTGCTTTTCTTGGTCAGTCTTTCCAGGGCTTCTCCATCACCTTCTGCTTTCCCACCATTTGTAACACACGTTAGAGGTCTCTCTCACTACCATTTTTAGTGGCTCACTCCCTTTGTTAGCAGCAGCAGATGTAGTCATGGTTGACTACACCAAGCAAACGTGAGCAGCTGCACACATGGAAAAGTTACGTGACAACCACCCAGGATTTTTCAGGCAGAAGACACTCCGTTGAACTGCACAGCAGCGTCTCCAGCAAACAGCAGTCTCTCAGATGAGTACAGACATATGCTGAGGTTACATGTTATTAAAGTAGCATTCACAAGAGCAggtattttctctcttctgaagcAAAATATCAATCCTTCTCCATACTATAAAAACATACCTCCTATTTCAGAAAGACTCTCAGTATCCAAATTACAACCCTGAACTCCAAGCCCCTGGCAGTAAGTCAGGCAGAAGCCTATGGTGgagcacccccacccccccccatgcATACATCCCCACTCCCTCACCCATTTACAGCAGGCTGCAGAGTTTGCAGGCGGGTTTTCAGCAGGTCAAGGGGTTGGAAGAGGAGTGTGGAGCAAGTCCCACTGATGGAGCCACACACAAAGGCCTTTAGGACTGGATGCatctggaagaggaagaaaactttaAATGGCCATTTAATCAGgaatagaacaagaggaaatatAGCAGCTGATGTCACACGCTATAGGAAGGGAGGACGAGCTGACCCCAGATGCTAAGGGCTTCTGCTCAGGGCACAGGAAACTTTTTCAAACCTTTTCAGAGCCTGATCAAGTTTTATTTGTGGCTTTTGGTCCCTCTGCCTTTCCTGGGAGATTGTTCCAGAGTCTCCTTGCAATTCGATGGTTGGAGTTTTCTGAATGTCAAATGTATTAGCGACCATTTGCCACCTCAAAGGAAACGGGTGCCCCCTTCCCACCACTCCACCAACTACCTGTGCCTTGGCCCCAATCCCACCCACCTCTGCTCAGCACCATGCTGGCAGTGCCTCCAACCCTTCCTCCCCATTGCCCACCAAGGGCCCCCACTGCCACGGGCACTAGTGGGGCTCTCTCTCCCTTAAAACTGCCCACCACCCGAACCCGGCTCAAACA
The DNA window shown above is from Strix aluco isolate bStrAlu1 chromosome 1, bStrAlu1.hap1, whole genome shotgun sequence and carries:
- the SLC25A38 gene encoding mitochondrial glycine transporter isoform X2 encodes the protein MPRPEAEMHPVLKAFVCGSISGTCSTLLFQPLDLLKTRLQTLQPAVNGAGRAGMVTLLFRVVRTESLLGLWKGVSPSFARCIPGVGIYFSTLYMMKQKFLVDRSPTALESVFLGATARAVSGICMLPVTVVKTRYESGRFGYGSVYGALKNIYQTEGPRGMFSGLTATLLRDAPFSGIYLMFYTQTKKLTPQDQLDPVLMPLLNFGCGIFAGILASLVTQPADVIKTHMQLSPQKYHRTSQAVAFIYKDFGLVGFFRGGVPRALRRTLMAAMAWTVYEQMMEKMGLKS
- the SLC25A38 gene encoding mitochondrial glycine transporter isoform X1 — protein: MLWKPSPPLLRAQDVEDQVETLAMHPVLKAFVCGSISGTCSTLLFQPLDLLKTRLQTLQPAVNGAGRAGMVTLLFRVVRTESLLGLWKGVSPSFARCIPGVGIYFSTLYMMKQKFLVDRSPTALESVFLGATARAVSGICMLPVTVVKTRYESGRFGYGSVYGALKNIYQTEGPRGMFSGLTATLLRDAPFSGIYLMFYTQTKKLTPQDQLDPVLMPLLNFGCGIFAGILASLVTQPADVIKTHMQLSPQKYHRTSQAVAFIYKDFGLVGFFRGGVPRALRRTLMAAMAWTVYEQMMEKMGLKS